The genomic window AAATGAATTATAGAAATGATCCTCAAGAAATAGAGAAAAAGAGTTTTGAAATCATTGCTTCAGAATTAGGAGTTCATTTTTCAGATAGTCGAGTAGAAGCTATTGTAAAAAGGGTAATTCATACTACTGCTGATTTTGAATATGCTAAGCTATTAGAATTTAGTCCTACAGCGATTGAAGAAGGAATAAAAGCATTGAAAGAAGGAGGAAGTATCTATTGTGATACGAATATGATTGTAGCGGGAGTAAATAAAAAATCTTTTAATAGGTTTGGAGGGCATCTATATAATTTTGTTCATGAGGAAGAAGTATGTGTTGAAGCGAAGAAAAGAGGAGTAACTCGATCCATAATAGCAATAGAAAAAGCATTAGAAAAGAAAGATATCAAAATTTTTGCTATTGGGAATGCCCCGACGGCTCTTTATACTCTTTTAGAAAAGTGTAAAGAAGGATATCCTAAACCTAATCTTATTATAGGGGTTCCAGTAGGGTTTGTAGGGGCTGCAGAATCTAAAGAAGAATTGAAAAAACATGATATTCCATATATCTTAACTTCTGGAAGGAAGGGGGGGAGTACTGTAGCAGTAGCTATTATCAATGCATTAGAAAAGTGCATTTAAAACGAATAAATAATGGATGATATCTTTATTATGCAAATTTTCTTATTTCATAAAGAAATAAAGAGGCGAGCAAAGGAGCACTTCAAAGGGGAGATTCCTATGGAAAAATATATTTATAAAGATGGAAAAAATATGCGCTATGGTTATACTACAGGATCCTGTGCTACAGCCGCGGCCAAGGGAGCTGCGAGAATGTTAGTTTATCAAAAAAAGATAGAAACTGTCCGGATTTCAACTCTAAAAGGATGGGATTTGGATTTAGAGTTAGAGGATAGAATTTTTACTAAGAATTTCGCGCAATGTTCTGTAAAAAAAGATAGCGGAGATGATCCAGATAGCACAAATGGAATTAATATATTTGCTAAGGTGGAAAGAATAAAAAAGCAGGGAATAGAGATAACAGGAGGAGAAGGAATTGGGATGGTAACCAAAAGAGGCCTTTCTATTGAGCCGGGGAATTATGCTATTAATCCTATTCCAAGAGAAAGTATAAAAAAAGCAGTAGAAGAAGAACTCCCTAAAAAATGGGGAGTAAAGGTAACTATATTTTGTCCACAAGGGGTAGAAATTGCAAAAAAGACCTTTAATCCTCAGCTAGGAATTCAAGGAGGTATTTCTATCCTAGGAACTACTGGAATTATAGAACCTATGTCCGAAGAAGCATTTAAAGATTCCTTAGCTATAGAAATTTCAATAAAAAAAGCAGAGGGAATCAAACAATTAATTTTTTCTCCAGGAAATTATGGAAATGATTTTTCAAAATCTATGGGATTAGATTCAAAGTATCTTATAAAAACTAGTAATTTTATTGGTTTCATGTTAGATAAAGCAGAAGAATTTCAGATAGAAAAAATTTTATGGATAGGACATATAGGAAAAATGGTTAAGATAGCAGGGGGAATTTTTCATACGCATAGTTATATGGCAGATGCTCGTATGGAAATTTTAGCAGCTTATGCAGCTTTGTTAAAAGCACCTTATTCTCTGGTTCAAAAGATTTTATCCTCTATGACCACTGAAGAAGCTATAGAATTTATTAAAGATTGGGAAAAAGAAAGAGAGTTTTTTAATCTAATTGCTCAAAAGGTAAGCGATCGATGCCGAAAAAGAATAAAATCTCCTATTCAATTAGGAACTATTTTATTTTCTCAAAAATATGGTTTTCTAGGACAATGTAGAGATGCAGAAAAACTATTGGAGGGATTTAAGATTGAATAAGGTGAAAGTATTGGGGATGGGGCCCGGAGATGCAGATTATATTACTCCTAGAGTACGAAAAGAAAT from Garciella nitratireducens DSM 15102 includes these protein-coding regions:
- the cbiD gene encoding cobalt-precorrin-5B (C(1))-methyltransferase CbiD; its protein translation is MEKYIYKDGKNMRYGYTTGSCATAAAKGAARMLVYQKKIETVRISTLKGWDLDLELEDRIFTKNFAQCSVKKDSGDDPDSTNGINIFAKVERIKKQGIEITGGEGIGMVTKRGLSIEPGNYAINPIPRESIKKAVEEELPKKWGVKVTIFCPQGVEIAKKTFNPQLGIQGGISILGTTGIIEPMSEEAFKDSLAIEISIKKAEGIKQLIFSPGNYGNDFSKSMGLDSKYLIKTSNFIGFMLDKAEEFQIEKILWIGHIGKMVKIAGGIFHTHSYMADARMEILAAYAALLKAPYSLVQKILSSMTTEEAIEFIKDWEKEREFFNLIAQKVSDRCRKRIKSPIQLGTILFSQKYGFLGQCRDAEKLLEGFKIE
- a CDS encoding precorrin-8X methylmutase: MNYRNDPQEIEKKSFEIIASELGVHFSDSRVEAIVKRVIHTTADFEYAKLLEFSPTAIEEGIKALKEGGSIYCDTNMIVAGVNKKSFNRFGGHLYNFVHEEEVCVEAKKRGVTRSIIAIEKALEKKDIKIFAIGNAPTALYTLLEKCKEGYPKPNLIIGVPVGFVGAAESKEELKKHDIPYILTSGRKGGSTVAVAIINALEKCI